The genomic region AACTTTATTAGGTGCTTCTGAAAAAGCTTCAGCAGAATTTATAAAAGTAATTATGAGTGGAGCAAATGACTCTGGCAATCTTATAAAACCTGCCGGGAGAATTGCACTGGAAGATAAAGACTCTTCCGAAGATAGCATCTTAGGAGGTTATACAGGAGGGAAATAAGGAACGCTTATTGCAGCTAATTAAAATCTTATGAAGAATCTAATTTACATTTGCCTACTAGCCTTATTTATATATAGTTGTGGCTCCGGGAGATCAAGAGATATAAAGAACAAGGATGCTACTAATGATACAGTTCGCATAGCCAATGATAGTCTCGAATATGAAATTATCATTATTGAGCCAGGTTTTAATTTATTTATAAACTCTGTTGCACGACCAAGAGGATATCACACGCAGTCTTATCTGGAGAATAAAAATCAGTTTTTGGTAACTGAATATAATACGAGGGTTATGCAGCCACAAACCTACGATCCTAATTTATATATCAATCAAATAAACTACGATCCGAATATAGATTATGGGTATGAGGTGAATTATTTGCTGTACAATTATTTTGTTTTTTTCAGCAGACATTACAATCAACGATTTAGTGTTCCTACACGAATTTGATTTTTTAAGCAAAATCGTATATTTGCCGTATGAAAAAATTGAAGGCTAGATGGGGAATTGATGATAACTGGCAGCTCTTCGTCATATTGCTGGTATTTGCCATCACGGGTTCTTCCTCTGCGAAAATTGCTGGTCCGCTCTGTGAATTTCTCGGAATCACTTCTGAAACTACACATTGGAGCATTTACTGGACACTTCGAATTTTATTGATCTTTCCAATCTACCAGGTTTTACTGGTTAGTTTTGGTTGGATCTTTGGTCAATTTCAATTTTTCTGGGCTTTCGAAAAGAAAATGTTGAGCAGACTGGGTTTTGCTAAAATGTTCAATTCTTAAATGGCTTTACTGAAGAACATACTCCTAACATTTACAGCAGTCCTTATACTGCTTCCTACCGGAGTGAGTTTTTCTCATACTTTCTCAGGTCATGGACATAAATTGTGTGATAATTATGCAGATCAGCATTATCATGAAAAGTCTTTAGATTGCGAACTTCATAAGTTTCAAGAGAATCCAATAATATCTCTGGACTTCCAGAGTTTTGAATTTGCTCAGGTTTTCTATACCTCTACTCTTACCTACGATTATTATCGATTATTAAATGATTATGAACCATTGTGCTATGAGCTACGTGGTCCACCTGCTTTATCTATTACAGGATAATTCAGTAATAATCATTTAAAATATTTCAATGCGTAACACAATGTTATTGACACTGCTATTGGCAGTGCAGTCTATTATTTATGGACAGAATTCCCTGAGCGGAAAAATCACCGATCTGGACACCCAGGAACCAGTTTTTAGTGCAAACATTTATTTCCCTGCTCTGGAAAGAGGGACGATGACAGATCTTGATGGTAATTTTAAAATATCAGATCTGCCTAGCGGTAATTTCAAAATGGTGATATCCTCTATAGGTTATGCCAGTTATACACAGGATGTGGTTCTACCTTCCCAGGATATTACCATTACCTTAAAACCTTCAGCCATAGAGATGGAAGAGGTTATAGTCTCTACTCCTTTTCACCAGTTACAAAGCGATAATGTAATGAAGGTGGAACGCGAAAGTGTTTCTGAACTTTCTAAAAATGGAGCTGTAAATCTTTCCGAAGGAATTACTCAAATAGCGGGAGTTGAAAATCTAACGACTGGATTGGGTATTGGAAAACCAGTAATTAGAGGATTGAGTTCTAATCGTGTGCTTGTTTATACCCAGGGAGTTCGTTTAGAGAATCAGCAATATGGCGATGAGCATGGCCTGGGAATTAGTTCAAAAGGAATTGCCAGCGTGGAAGTGATAAAAGGCCCTGCCTCTTTACTCTACGGAAGTGATGCGATTGGTGGAGTTTTATATCTGAACCCTGAAAGATACGCCCCTGAAAGTAGTACGACAGCAAGTTTAGAATCAGATTATTTCGCTAATACGCTGGGGTATCAAACAAGTTTGATGGCTTCTACCGCCGGTAATCGATTAAAGTTTATTGCACGGGGAAGTTATGCGGCTCATAGTGATTATGAAACAGGAGATGGAGAAAGAGTTACTAATACTCGTTTCAATGAGAAGGATATTAAAGCTGGAATTGGCTTTCAGAACAGTGTTTATAAAGGAGATCTACGATATAACTTTAATAATTCAGAAATTGGTATTCCTGAAGAATTAGGTGTTCAATCTACTAACAAAGACCCACTTCTACCCTACCAGAATATTGACAACCATATCCTGAGTCTTGATAACAAGTTCTATCTGAATAATTCCAGTATCGACCTGAAAGTTGGTTACCAGTTCAATGATCGCCAGGAATTTGAAGATCATCATCACGAAGATCATGAAGGTGAAGAGCACGAAGAACACGAGGGTGAAGAGCATGAAGAGGAAGAACATGAAGGGGAAGAGCATGAAGGGGAAGAGCATGAAGGTGATGAACCAGCTCTTGAGATGCATTTGGAAACCTTGAACTATAATTTAAAATATAATTTCCCTAAGTTCGATAACCTTGATGTTATTGCCGGAGTACAGGGAATGTGGCAGAGCAACGAAAATTTTGGTGAGGAAATCCTAATACCTGATGCGACAACTACTGACTTTGGGGTCTTCGCCACTGCGCATTACCATTTATCAAAAATCGATTTACAAGGAGGAATTAGATATGACAACAGGTCTATTGAAACAGAATCATATATCGCAGAGGATGGAGATATTCTGGATGAAGTAGATAGACAGTTCAATAGTTTTAATGGAGCTATAGGTGCGAAATTCGATATTACCGATAATCTTACCTCAAGATTAAATTTTGCGAGTGGATTTAGAGCGCCTAACTTATCTGAACTAACCTCTAATGGTTCTCACAATGGTGCTAACAGATACGAAATTGGGAATCCTGATCTTGATAATGAACAGAACTTCCAAATTGATCTTGCGGTTGAATGGAGAAATCAACATTTCGAAGCTTTTGTTAATGGTTTTTCCAATAATGTAAATGACTATATATTTATAAGTCCGTCGGGAGAAATTATAGATAATGAAAACGTATTTCGTTATCAACAGGATGATGCTAAATTGTATGGAGGTGAAATAGGTATCCATCTTCACCCCCACCCATTGGATTGGCTTCACCTGGAAAGTAGCTTTGAAACGGTAACCGGAAAACTGGACAATGATGATTACTTACCCTTAATTCCAGCAAACTCCCTTACGAATACGTTCAGGGTCGAGTTTGACAAAGGGAAGTTATTATCAGGTTCTTATAGTTTTATAACATTAAAAAATGTGTTTGATCAGGAAAATCCTGGCAGTTTCGAAACTCGAACTGGTGGGTACAGCCTGGTTAACCTGGGTGCCGGAACTGAAATTAGAACAAACAGCGCATTATTTGAATTGCGACTAAGTATGAATAATCTGTTTGATAAAGATTATTTCTCACACCTGTCCAGATTGAAGAATGATGGAATTTCTAATATTGGCAGAGACATAATGCTCTCAGCTAATATCCATATCTAACTAAAAAGGGCTACTGTTATTAGTAGCCCTTTTTAATTTTTATCTGGTAAATTCTAGTAGCTTTCTACTTCGATCACCTGTGGTTGCATCATAGGTTCCTTTTTCCAAACATAGGTATATAAATACATCAATGTAAATGTTGGAATTATGTCAGTCCCAGAAAGGATCTCTTCAATGAAAACAAGCACTGAGGCTAATTTACCTTTTCTACCTGGATACATATCTCTCATCTTTTTAGCAGCATATGGTGCCCAGAGTAAATCCAAAAACGGACCTACAAAGGGAATGGCAACAGTTGCCATCCCTACAAGGTCATATACCAGACCTTTTGCAAATAATTTATTTTTAAATAGCTTCATGTTTTTTGGTTTTGACTATCTAAAAGCAAATAAAGTGCCAAATTTATTTAAGGTCTGAGCTTATAAGTTTCAGGAATTCATTCCTGGTTTCTATTTCTTTGAACTGTCCACGGAAACCCGAGGTTGTTGTAGCACTATTCTGCTTCTGTACTCCACGCATCATCATACACATATGGACCGCTTCGATCACTACAGCTACTCCCTGAGGCTGCAGTGTATTGTTCAAACATTCCAGAATATCATGAGTTAGTCTTTCCTGTACTTGTAGTCTTCGAGCAAAAACATCCACAACCCGAGGAAGTTTACTTAATCCCACGATCTTTCCGTTAGGAATGTATGCTATATGGGCTTTACCGAAGAATGGCAGCATATGATGCTCGCAAAGAGAATATAGCTCAATATCCTTTACCACAACCATTTCGTCATAAT from Christiangramia sp. OXR-203 harbors:
- a CDS encoding DUF6146 family protein, giving the protein MKNLIYICLLALFIYSCGSGRSRDIKNKDATNDTVRIANDSLEYEIIIIEPGFNLFINSVARPRGYHTQSYLENKNQFLVTEYNTRVMQPQTYDPNLYINQINYDPNIDYGYEVNYLLYNYFVFFSRHYNQRFSVPTRI
- a CDS encoding DUF6787 family protein; protein product: MKKLKARWGIDDNWQLFVILLVFAITGSSSAKIAGPLCEFLGITSETTHWSIYWTLRILLIFPIYQVLLVSFGWIFGQFQFFWAFEKKMLSRLGFAKMFNS
- a CDS encoding TonB-dependent receptor codes for the protein MRNTMLLTLLLAVQSIIYGQNSLSGKITDLDTQEPVFSANIYFPALERGTMTDLDGNFKISDLPSGNFKMVISSIGYASYTQDVVLPSQDITITLKPSAIEMEEVIVSTPFHQLQSDNVMKVERESVSELSKNGAVNLSEGITQIAGVENLTTGLGIGKPVIRGLSSNRVLVYTQGVRLENQQYGDEHGLGISSKGIASVEVIKGPASLLYGSDAIGGVLYLNPERYAPESSTTASLESDYFANTLGYQTSLMASTAGNRLKFIARGSYAAHSDYETGDGERVTNTRFNEKDIKAGIGFQNSVYKGDLRYNFNNSEIGIPEELGVQSTNKDPLLPYQNIDNHILSLDNKFYLNNSSIDLKVGYQFNDRQEFEDHHHEDHEGEEHEEHEGEEHEEEEHEGEEHEGEEHEGDEPALEMHLETLNYNLKYNFPKFDNLDVIAGVQGMWQSNENFGEEILIPDATTTDFGVFATAHYHLSKIDLQGGIRYDNRSIETESYIAEDGDILDEVDRQFNSFNGAIGAKFDITDNLTSRLNFASGFRAPNLSELTSNGSHNGANRYEIGNPDLDNEQNFQIDLAVEWRNQHFEAFVNGFSNNVNDYIFISPSGEIIDNENVFRYQQDDAKLYGGEIGIHLHPHPLDWLHLESSFETVTGKLDNDDYLPLIPANSLTNTFRVEFDKGKLLSGSYSFITLKNVFDQENPGSFETRTGGYSLVNLGAGTEIRTNSALFELRLSMNNLFDKDYFSHLSRLKNDGISNIGRDIMLSANIHI
- the folE gene encoding GTP cyclohydrolase I FolE encodes the protein MAYKFFEEYNQEVTGKMKQSFQDIIVGVGENPEREGIVKTPERAAKAMQFLTQGYEMDAEKILKKAMFSEDYDEMVVVKDIELYSLCEHHMLPFFGKAHIAYIPNGKIVGLSKLPRVVDVFARRLQVQERLTHDILECLNNTLQPQGVAVVIEAVHMCMMMRGVQKQNSATTTSGFRGQFKEIETRNEFLKLISSDLK